In Pectobacterium actinidiae, the DNA window TGGACTAGCCGTAAAGAGCGTTCGTCCCTTTTTCGTGACCGCCCGGTTAAACGTGCAAAAAAAGCGCGTGATGAAACGCCGCTTGACGATCTGGATGAAGGCGTTGGCGAAGTTCGCGTGAAGGGTGGCCGCCCGCAGCAGAGTGAGCCTTCATTTGGCAGCGCTTCACTCGATCACTCATCATTTGATAATGCGTCATTTGATAGCCCTCCACTGAATAACAATGTACGTGAAGACGCTCGTTCAGAGGCGAAATCGCCGTTCGAGCATATGTCTCCCGTTTCTTCTTACGATCCTCTACTGGATGAGGCTACGCCAGTGGATTCTCCGCGTGCGCAAGTACGTGGTGATACTCATCCGCAGGTCGTCGTCCCGAGAGAAACCACGATTCCTGAACCGAGCATTGGCGCGCCGCGTGAGCCGTTTGCGTATGACGCGCCAGCCTCTGCTCCACAGCAGCCTGTCTCACATTCGCTGCATGAGAAAGTTCAGCCCGCGCCTGCACAGCCTCAGCGACCTGCTGAGCCGGTTGAACCCGCAGCGGCAAAAGAAGCGGTTTTGGTGCTGCATGTCGTGGCGCATCAGGGCGGTGTCATTGGTGGCGAACTGCTGTTACAAAGTCTGCTTCAGGCCGGTTTCCAGTTTGGTGAAATGAACATTTTCCATCGCCATGTGAACCCCGCTGGCGCAGGCCCGGTGTTATTCAGTCTGGCGAATATGGTTAAACCCGGATCCTTTAATGTCGATGCGATGTCCGAATTCTCGACGCCCGGCGTGTCCATTTTCATGATGGTGCCGTCTTATGGCGATGCCGGCCAAAACTTTAAACTGATGTTACAGTCTGCACAGCGTATTGCTGACGATGTTGGCGGTGTGGTGCAGGATGATGAACGTCGTATGATGACGCCGCAGAAGGTTGAATCCTACAAAGCCCGCATTCGCGATGTGCTGAAAGCCAACGCCTGATAGCACACTTGTGTGAACATATAAAAAGTGTGTGAAAGCATAAAAGCGCATACGAAAGCATAAAGTTTGTGAATGCTGTGGGTGAGAGAAGCCTCCGTTAGTGGAGGCTTTTTTTATTCTTCGAACCGGCCGTGGTGTGGTGTAAAAAGCAAGAAAAGGTGAAACGTTGTGAATGAAGCAAAAGGGTTAAAACAGGAGCTTGGCCTGATTCAAGGAGTGGGGCTGCTGTCTACTTCTCTGCTGGGAACTGGGGTGTTTGCTGTTCCCGCGTTGGTCGCACAGTTGGCACAGCAAGACAGCCTATGGGCGTGGCCGATCTTGATCCTGCTTGTTTTTCCCATCGCCATTGGTTTTGCCGCGCTGGGACAACATTTTCCTAATGCGGGCGGGGCTGCGCACTTTGTTAACCTCGCTTTTGGACCGCGCATGGCGCGTGTGACTGGTTGGCTATTTCTGTCCGTTATCCCGCTGGGTCTACCTGCTGCCTTGCAGATTGCTGCCGGGTTCTGGCAGGCGGCGTTTGGCTGGAGCGATCTGGGGTTACTCTGCGTACAGTTGCTGACGCTGGGCGGTATCTGGCTGCTTGGCCTGCGCAGTGCGGGATCCAGTGCCAACATTCAGATCGTCATTGCGATGCTGGTAGTGGGGTTGGTTATTGCGATCTGGTGGCAGGGTGATATCACGCCCGCACACATTCCCTGGCCGTCGGTAGAAGAACTGTCATGGTCTAACACGTTCGGTGCGCTGGCCGTGATGTTCTGGTGCTTTGTCGGTCTTGAGGCCTTTGCTCACATGGCGACGGAATTTCGGGTGCCGGAGCGGGATTTCCCACGGGCTTTACTCATCGGCATGCTGGTTGCCGGTGCGGTATATTGGGGATGTACGGTAGCCGTATTGCATTTTAAGGCGTACGGAGAAGGTATTGTCGCAACGGCCTCGCTACCGGGTATCGTTGTGCAATTGTTTGGTCAGCATGCGCTGTGGATTGCCTGCTTTGTCGGGTATCTGGCCTGCTTTGCGAGCGTGAATATCTACACGCAGGGCTTTGCCCGTTTAGTCTGGTCTCAGGCGCCGAAAGGAAGCGCGCTGGCGACGCTGTCCGCAGGGCAAACGCCGGTGAATGCCCTGTCGGTTGTGGTGGTCTGCTGTCTGGTGTGCTGCCTGTTAATTTACTGGCTGCGACTACCGCTGGATATGCTGATTGTGTACGCGAACGGCATCTTTGTACTGATTTACCTGCTGTGTATGTTGGCGGGGTGGCGTTTGCTGAAAGGGCGCGCCAAAGTGATGGCGGCAATCGGCGGTCTGCTCTGCTGTGCACTGTTGCTGATGATCGGCTGGAAATCGCTGTATGCGTTAATCATGCTGGCTGTGCTGTGGTTGTTCCTACCGCGTAAACAGGTCGAACTGGTTTCCCACTGAGCCGTTTATTCTGAACTCCGTGACATGAAATTTGTGTTTCGGCGTGCTGCCGCTGGCGCGGGGTAGAGCATCGAGCAACGCCCTGATTAGGGCGCTGCATCGCGATGATGACGAGCGGTTGTGATGATTAGTCGTTTTCCGGCGCTGCGGCGGGCTTTGCTTCCGTAGAGAGTTTCGCTTCCAGCTCGGTCATACGCTGTTCCAGGTGAGCAATCTTCTCGCGTGTGCGGAGCAGAACCTGCGTCTGAATATCGAACTCTTCACGGTTCACCAAATCCAATCGGGTCAGCTGTGCTTGCAAGACCTGACGAATTTTTTTCTCCACATCATCACCCAATTCCCGGATACCTTTTGGCATAGATTCATGCACTTGACGGGCGATTTGCTCAATCTTCTTTGGGTCAATCATGTCGCTTTCCTGATTAGGTTATGTAAGTTATTACTATAGCAAGTGTAATGGGTATAAATGAAATCTGACATCTGCTTTGTACATATTCAGCATAATTTTACTGTAATTCAGCATATGTTTTGCCCTATTTCCTGCGGCGGATCAATTGCCCTATCGAGGTATTAGCGTTATAGTAAACCCGCTTATTCTCAGGGCGGGGTGTAATTCCCCACCGGCGGTAAACCAGTACACATACTGGAAGCCCGCGAGCGCTCTCGCTGTTTTCTCCGATATTAATTATCGATTTCGCAGCGTGGGGTCAGCAGATCCGGTGTAATTCCGGAGCCGACGGTTAAAGTCCGGATGGGAGAGAGTAACGGTATCTGTCGGGCTATATGTCCGCTCGCGTTATTTTTGTTAGCTATTACTATGCAACCAGTAGTAATGGTTACTCCTCAAGCTCGCCCTGATTCTGGTAATCCATAATAACATTGAGGTTTTTTACCATGAATCAGACATTACTTTCTGAATTTGGCAATCCTACTGAACGCGTAGAGCGCGCACTTGATGCATTGCGTCATGGCCGCGGCGTGCTGGTACTGGATGATGAAGATCGTGAAAACGAAGGTGACATGATCTTTTCCGCTGAAACGATGACCGTTGAACAAATGGCGCTGACGATTCGTCACGGTAGTGGCATCGTGTGCCTGTGCCTGACGGAAGAACGTCGCCAGCAGTTGGAATTGCCGATGATGGTGGAGAAGAACTCCAGCCATTATCAGACAGCGTTCACCGTGACGATAGAAGCCGCCGAAGGCGTGACGACGGGCGTTTCCGCTGCTGACCGCCTGACCACCATTCGCGCTGCGATTGCGGATAACGCCAAGCCGAGCGATCTGAATCGCCCTGGTCACGTATTCCCGCTGCGCGCCCAGCCGGGTGGCGTATTAACACGCGGAGGTCACACTGAAGCGACGGTTGACCTGATGACGTTGGCAGGTCTGAAGCCGTCTGGTGTTCTGTGTGAACTGACGAACGATGATGGTTCCATGGCGCACGCGCCGGAAGTGATCGCGTTTGCCAAACAGCACGACATGCCGGTGCTGACGATTGAAGATCTGGTCGCTTACCGCATCGCGACAGAGCGCAAAGCCAGCTAATTTACGTGAATACCACGCAGACAAAAGGGCCGATTGATCGGCCCTTTTGTATTTTATAGGTTTAGACTTTTTAACGGCTAACCGGTGATTACGACTTTTTTGCCAGTAGCGTAGCGAAGCGCATTCTGATGCGGTTGCCATGCGCATCGAGCTTATGTAACTGACCCATATCCTCGTTATATTTGAGGATCTCCCAATCGGCGTAATAGTCCTTCAGCTCGTTTTCTTTAAAGGTGAACGAGAAGGGCATTGGGCACGGGCAATCTTCCGTCGACATTGCGGCGATAATCAGGTTATAGCCGCCGTTAACGGTGCTGTCCTGAATGTTGCTGATGATGTGCGGAATACGATCGCGTTCCAGAAACATCAGCACGACACTCGACAAAATGAAATCATACTGCTCTTTGATTTCCGCCAGATTGATGTTGTAAACGCCAGTCCGGATGTTTTCCAGTGCTTCGTTCTTGATAATATTATTCAGTGAATCAATACTTTGTTCGTGCTTATCACAGGCCGTGACGTCAAACCCACGCAGGTTCAGATACAGCGCGTTACGCCCGCCGCCACAGCCTAAATCCAGCGTTTTTCCCGGTTTGATGTGCTGCACCGCGTTGACCACTTCGGAATGGGTGCGCGTCAGACCGTATTTTTTATGATAGAAATCTTCCGCTGAACAGAAAAAGCTGAGCTGACATTCCAGATCGTCAGAGAACGAGACGATGCGGTGCCACGCCTGTGGCTCCACAAACGGCGGCTGGTTCTGCTCGGAGAACTGGAATGTCTCCAGCGTATCGCCGTCTTCGGTCAGCATGGAAAACGTCATTTCCCCTTTCAACACGATCAGTTTCGCCCAGGTACCTTCCTGCGTGTTGTGCTTTTCCTGAAACGCGGCAGGCAGCGTCTGGCTGTTCCACTGCGGCATCTTCTTATAACAAATGAGATCTTGCATCGTTACCTCGGTCTGTAAATTCTAAAATCTATGGACGTATTCTATTAATCCGCACGCAGGCTGACCAGAAATATGTATTTTAAATGCATTATTTATTTTGCTGTGTCAGGCCGTGGCTGAACTCATCGTGGAAAGCTGTCGCAGTAGCGGAAATGCCTCTTTCATTCGCTCGCCACCGACCACAAAGGCACGCAGCACCTGCTGGCTATCCAGCGCTTTCGCCACCATCCCTTGTTCGTTCCATTCCTGCTGCCAGTGTAAATCACTGCCAGTGGTATCGCCTGCCATCTGTAACGGAAACAGCGGCGTCTTGATTTTAACCAGCATCGACGGCAGCGTTAGCGTCTCGCTAGCACCCAGCAGGTTTTTCGCCAGCGTAATCGCGCTGAGCTGAATCGGTTGCAGGAAGGGCAGGAGCTTACCGCCAATCTCCGCGCAGTCGCCCAGCGCATAAATCTGCGAATCGGTGGTCTGTAACTGCGCATTGGTCTGAATGCCTTTCTGTACCGCTAACCCCGCCGCTTTCGCCAACTGCGTGTTGGCCTGCAAACCAATCGCTGAGATAACGTCGTCCACGTCGACAGTTCGGCCATCGGTAAATGTGGCCTGCGCGCCGGTTTCGGTTTTCTCCAACTGTTGCAAGGTGGTGTTCAGCAACAGTGAAACGCCCTGCTGCGTTAGTGTGAATTGCAGGCGTGCGCTGACTTCGGGCGGCATCAACGCGGGCAGAATGTTGCTGGCGCAGTCCACCAGCGTGACCTGTTTTCCGGCGCGGTTCAGATCCATTGCCAGCTCAGTGCCGATAAGTCCGGCACCAAGCACCAATATCCGCTCGGCCTGCCAGAGTCGGCCTTCATGGGCGCGGTATTCCTGCTGACTATTGAGCGTCAGCATATGTTCGCGTCCAGGGATTGGCGGCACCATCGCGCTGGCACCCGTTGCCAACACCAGCTTGTGGTAGTCGTAACGATCCGCACCGCAGACGACCTGTTGTGTATCGCGGTCAATCGCGGTGACATGGGTGTTTGCCAGCAGCGTGATACGATTTTCTTCGGCAAACGCGGCGGCCGACATCTTGGTCAGATCGTCGGCGTGCTGTTGCAGGCTCATCACATGGCTTAAATCCGGCTTGTTGTACTCATCGCCGCTGTCGGCGGTAATCAGGCGGATAGGGCAGTGCGCATCCAGCTTACGCAGCTGTCGGATGAGCTGGCGGGCGGCAAAGCCCGCGCCAATAATCACGATATCTTGCATCATCCTCTCCCTAGCGAATCGGATTGAAAACGTCTTTACCCAGCCCACATTCTGGGCAGAGGAAGCTGTCGGGGACGTCCGACCACATGGTGCCAGGGGTGACATCCTGCATCGGTTCGCCGAGCGCCGGATCGTAGATCCACTGGCAGACGCTGCACTGCATACAACCGTTTCCTGACTGTACCGCTGGCTGTGCTGTCGGCTGTGGTGCAGCGACTTCATTGCATCCGCAGGCGCTTTCGGCTGAGGCATTGACATTTTGCGGAGCCGTAGCGGTCTGTTTTACGGGCGAGATGACGCGACGAGCAGGCGTATCATCCAGCGGGTGCAATGCCCACTGACGGGCGATTTCACGGCCGTGATTGCGGCAAATTTCCAGCGCTGAACCATCAGGACGCCATTTGGTTTTCAGCGCCAGCGTGGTTTCAAAACCGGCGTCCATCAGGCGGGTTTGAACGCGGTCTACCGCACCGCCGTTCCAGCCGTAGCTACCGAACGCCGAAGCTTTCTTGTTTTGGAAGCGCAGGCCGGTGATCTCTTCCAGCATGGCGGCGACCTTCGGCATCATCACGTTATTCATGGTGGATGAACCGACTAACACGCCTTTGGAGCGGAAGACCTGCGTCAGAATTTCGTTCTTGTCGTGGCGGGCGACGTTATAGATTTTCACCGCGACGCCGGGATCGACATCATTAATGCCTTGCGCAATGGCGTCAGCCATCATGCGGGTATTATTCGACATGGTGTCGTAAAACAGCGTGATGCGATCTTCCTGATAGCTGTCCGCCCACTTCAGATACAGATGAATGATCTGAGCAGGATCGTCACGCCATACCACGCCGTGTGAGGTCGCAACCATCGACAGCGGCAGGTTAAAGCCCAGCACTTCGTGGATCTTGGCGGTGACTAAGCGGCTGAACGGCGTCAGAATATTGGCGAAATAGCGCTGGCACTGTTCGAACAGTTCGGTTTGATCCACCTCGTCATTGAACAGGTGCTCATCGCAGTAGTGCTGACCGAACGCATCGTTACTGAACAGTA includes these proteins:
- the zipA gene encoding cell division protein ZipA; translated protein: MMQDLRLILIVVGAIAIIALLLHGLWTSRKERSSLFRDRPVKRAKKARDETPLDDLDEGVGEVRVKGGRPQQSEPSFGSASLDHSSFDNASFDSPPLNNNVREDARSEAKSPFEHMSPVSSYDPLLDEATPVDSPRAQVRGDTHPQVVVPRETTIPEPSIGAPREPFAYDAPASAPQQPVSHSLHEKVQPAPAQPQRPAEPVEPAAAKEAVLVLHVVAHQGGVIGGELLLQSLLQAGFQFGEMNIFHRHVNPAGAGPVLFSLANMVKPGSFNVDAMSEFSTPGVSIFMMVPSYGDAGQNFKLMLQSAQRIADDVGGVVQDDERRMMTPQKVESYKARIRDVLKANA
- the yjeH gene encoding L-methionine/branched-chain amino acid transporter, which encodes MNEAKGLKQELGLIQGVGLLSTSLLGTGVFAVPALVAQLAQQDSLWAWPILILLVFPIAIGFAALGQHFPNAGGAAHFVNLAFGPRMARVTGWLFLSVIPLGLPAALQIAAGFWQAAFGWSDLGLLCVQLLTLGGIWLLGLRSAGSSANIQIVIAMLVVGLVIAIWWQGDITPAHIPWPSVEELSWSNTFGALAVMFWCFVGLEAFAHMATEFRVPERDFPRALLIGMLVAGAVYWGCTVAVLHFKAYGEGIVATASLPGIVVQLFGQHALWIACFVGYLACFASVNIYTQGFARLVWSQAPKGSALATLSAGQTPVNALSVVVVCCLVCCLLIYWLRLPLDMLIVYANGIFVLIYLLCMLAGWRLLKGRAKVMAAIGGLLCCALLLMIGWKSLYALIMLAVLWLFLPRKQVELVSH
- the ubiK gene encoding ubiquinone biosynthesis accessory factor UbiK — translated: MIDPKKIEQIARQVHESMPKGIRELGDDVEKKIRQVLQAQLTRLDLVNREEFDIQTQVLLRTREKIAHLEQRMTELEAKLSTEAKPAAAPEND
- the ribB gene encoding 3,4-dihydroxy-2-butanone-4-phosphate synthase; its protein translation is MNQTLLSEFGNPTERVERALDALRHGRGVLVLDDEDRENEGDMIFSAETMTVEQMALTIRHGSGIVCLCLTEERRQQLELPMMVEKNSSHYQTAFTVTIEAAEGVTTGVSAADRLTTIRAAIADNAKPSDLNRPGHVFPLRAQPGGVLTRGGHTEATVDLMTLAGLKPSGVLCELTNDDGSMAHAPEVIAFAKQHDMPVLTIEDLVAYRIATERKAS
- the tehB gene encoding SAM-dependent methyltransferase TehB, with product MQDLICYKKMPQWNSQTLPAAFQEKHNTQEGTWAKLIVLKGEMTFSMLTEDGDTLETFQFSEQNQPPFVEPQAWHRIVSFSDDLECQLSFFCSAEDFYHKKYGLTRTHSEVVNAVQHIKPGKTLDLGCGGGRNALYLNLRGFDVTACDKHEQSIDSLNNIIKNEALENIRTGVYNINLAEIKEQYDFILSSVVLMFLERDRIPHIISNIQDSTVNGGYNLIIAAMSTEDCPCPMPFSFTFKENELKDYYADWEILKYNEDMGQLHKLDAHGNRIRMRFATLLAKKS
- the norW gene encoding NADH:flavorubredoxin reductase NorW, which encodes MQDIVIIGAGFAARQLIRQLRKLDAHCPIRLITADSGDEYNKPDLSHVMSLQQHADDLTKMSAAAFAEENRITLLANTHVTAIDRDTQQVVCGADRYDYHKLVLATGASAMVPPIPGREHMLTLNSQQEYRAHEGRLWQAERILVLGAGLIGTELAMDLNRAGKQVTLVDCASNILPALMPPEVSARLQFTLTQQGVSLLLNTTLQQLEKTETGAQATFTDGRTVDVDDVISAIGLQANTQLAKAAGLAVQKGIQTNAQLQTTDSQIYALGDCAEIGGKLLPFLQPIQLSAITLAKNLLGASETLTLPSMLVKIKTPLFPLQMAGDTTGSDLHWQQEWNEQGMVAKALDSQQVLRAFVVGGERMKEAFPLLRQLSTMSSATA
- the norV gene encoding anaerobic nitric oxide reductase flavorubredoxin codes for the protein MTIHVKNNIHWVGQRDWEVRDFHGTEYKTLQGSSYNSYLIREEKTVLIDTVDHKFSREFVQNLMAEVDLNTIDYIVINHAEEDHAGALSELMARIPNTPIYCTHNAIDSITGHHHHPEWNFHTVKTGDTLDIGNGKQLIFIETPMLHWPDSMMTYMTEDAVLFSNDAFGQHYCDEHLFNDEVDQTELFEQCQRYFANILTPFSRLVTAKIHEVLGFNLPLSMVATSHGVVWRDDPAQIIHLYLKWADSYQEDRITLFYDTMSNNTRMMADAIAQGINDVDPGVAVKIYNVARHDKNEILTQVFRSKGVLVGSSTMNNVMMPKVAAMLEEITGLRFQNKKASAFGSYGWNGGAVDRVQTRLMDAGFETTLALKTKWRPDGSALEICRNHGREIARQWALHPLDDTPARRVISPVKQTATAPQNVNASAESACGCNEVAAPQPTAQPAVQSGNGCMQCSVCQWIYDPALGEPMQDVTPGTMWSDVPDSFLCPECGLGKDVFNPIR